One window from the genome of Fulvivirga lutea encodes:
- a CDS encoding WG repeat-containing protein, protein MNKIHYLILILISTSSLSFGQSQETFVPFRVNDLWGYSDIQGNILIEPQYSEAHFFYDDLATVKHKYGKQYVIDRNNEVIFKTPDSLKIVDNFYEGIAIYESNKTYKKGYIKKTGELITPAIYYQAEKFIDGKAIVKLKYDQVGIINSEGTYKIEPIYQTLWQSNNVYVVRFNEKYGLLNEEGNVVLPITHEHYDYNLSEDFRIYTFGNNGKYKVYDQEGKQLLSELVTELYVINEKRKIIVAKIDDKYQLINLNSGQKREIQADQIFVDQYSRNLNEIYFTAKLQKEFLIYNLDGQITGRLNNIKRIDHMSEGMARVDMGDVNNYVNHKGTFISEKMYQRNPGDFVNGFASVSRNNLFGFINKEGKEVIPCQFSRVSDFNKDGHSIVETINPIDNTTYHGIVNTKGDIVLPLEYRGDIYDPNHYLGEIISDFPKDFYFIQRYGYVGKNGFKYFKSDNQEKVITEESVVESIRAKFYPTNANISKFKEYSTTIDDTLFVGHYENDVIRKITVKSPNNTSEYYYHEDLNSFHPYFIYKVEGKKEHRFYYYNRNLIRYINPEGENEERESFDSIEKGLMPGINNSLATIQEKYLTESYPSLFEAKKKFDRISDSYLQNIENWKKIEDNCEECEGTGETAKDIYYVNNGDTLLIKHEYWTDHHYSKIYKFYSKGELFLEHSYSSSWGFTGYTPEGRSTSSDHYDESKTYFIDNKRLVGERSITDQELSKFKFKWKIW, encoded by the coding sequence ATGAATAAAATACATTATTTAATTCTCATTTTAATAAGTACTTCTTCGTTATCATTTGGTCAAAGCCAAGAAACATTTGTTCCTTTCAGGGTTAATGATTTGTGGGGTTATTCTGATATTCAAGGGAATATACTAATTGAACCCCAATATTCTGAAGCTCACTTCTTCTATGATGATCTCGCAACTGTTAAACACAAGTATGGGAAGCAATATGTCATTGATAGAAATAATGAAGTCATTTTTAAGACCCCTGATTCATTAAAGATTGTTGATAATTTCTATGAAGGAATAGCCATTTACGAATCAAATAAAACTTATAAAAAAGGTTATATAAAGAAAACGGGAGAGCTTATTACACCAGCCATTTATTATCAGGCTGAAAAATTTATTGATGGTAAAGCCATTGTTAAATTAAAGTATGATCAGGTAGGTATTATAAATTCAGAAGGTACATATAAAATTGAGCCAATATATCAAACACTATGGCAAAGCAATAATGTATATGTAGTAAGGTTTAATGAAAAATATGGTCTGCTAAATGAAGAGGGCAATGTAGTTTTACCAATAACACACGAACATTACGATTATAACCTATCTGAAGATTTTCGTATTTACACATTTGGAAATAACGGTAAATATAAAGTATACGATCAGGAGGGTAAACAGCTGCTTTCTGAGCTAGTTACTGAACTTTATGTGATTAATGAAAAAAGAAAAATCATTGTTGCTAAAATTGATGATAAGTACCAACTCATAAATTTAAACAGTGGTCAGAAAAGAGAAATTCAAGCAGATCAAATCTTCGTAGATCAATACTCCAGGAACTTGAATGAAATTTATTTTACAGCCAAGCTGCAAAAGGAATTCCTCATATATAACCTCGATGGTCAAATCACAGGTAGATTAAACAATATTAAAAGAATTGATCACATGTCAGAAGGTATGGCACGTGTGGATATGGGAGATGTAAATAATTATGTAAACCACAAGGGCACATTCATTAGTGAAAAAATGTATCAAAGAAACCCGGGTGATTTTGTCAATGGTTTTGCTTCAGTTAGTAGAAATAACTTATTTGGATTTATTAATAAAGAGGGCAAAGAAGTAATACCTTGCCAGTTTAGTCGGGTTTCTGATTTTAACAAGGATGGTCATTCGATAGTAGAGACTATTAATCCGATTGATAATACAACTTATCATGGCATAGTTAATACTAAAGGTGATATAGTCCTGCCTCTGGAATATAGAGGAGATATTTATGATCCTAATCACTATTTAGGTGAAATAATTTCCGACTTTCCAAAAGACTTTTATTTCATTCAAAGGTACGGCTATGTTGGAAAAAACGGATTCAAGTATTTCAAATCAGACAATCAGGAAAAAGTAATTACCGAAGAAAGTGTTGTTGAATCAATAAGAGCTAAATTCTATCCTACAAATGCCAACATTTCTAAATTCAAAGAATATAGTACAACAATTGATGACACTTTATTTGTTGGACATTACGAAAATGATGTAATAAGAAAAATAACTGTCAAGAGCCCAAACAATACTAGTGAATACTACTACCATGAAGATTTAAATAGTTTTCATCCATACTTTATCTATAAAGTTGAGGGAAAAAAAGAACATCGATTTTATTACTACAATAGAAACCTAATCAGATACATTAACCCCGAAGGTGAAAATGAAGAAAGAGAATCATTTGACTCTATTGAGAAAGGTCTAATGCCGGGTATCAATAATAGTCTCGCCACAATTCAAGAAAAGTATCTTACGGAAAGCTACCCTTCATTATTTGAGGCAAAGAAAAAGTTTGATAGAATAAGTGATTCTTATCTACAGAATATTGAAAATTGGAAGAAAATTGAGGATAACTGTGAGGAATGCGAAGGAACCGGAGAAACCGCCAAAGACATTTATTATGTGAATAATGGAGATACGTTATTAATAAAGCATGAATATTGGACAGATCATCATTATTCAAAAATTTATAAGTTCTATTCAAAAGGCGAGCTTTTTCTGGAGCATTCATATAGTTCCTCATGGGGATTTACAGGGTATACCCCAGAAGGTCGCTCAACATCATCAGATCATTATGATGAATCTAAAACCTACTTCATTGATAATAAAAGATTAGTAG
- a CDS encoding glutamate racemase has translation MINRLAIYDYGIGGIDLYLRIKDDFPELGITYFSDSGEVPYGKLDSPTLSNRVNKVIDFLVNDGCTLIIVACHSASTVLGNISNKPLKGMLDFTKESITVDAKKRLGIIGGGRTIESNIYANHFESLGFEVVQNNAQILSILIEAGETDAGLYKNEIIKILQPLGEIDYLLLACTHYPALLKLIKEVLDETCKVIDPMEHMYAQLKSQLLDFNAGKDVIYTTGDRDIMHKSIVSVYNLKLKSINQLSEFF, from the coding sequence CCCTGAATTAGGCATTACGTACTTTTCAGACTCAGGAGAAGTTCCTTATGGTAAGTTAGACAGCCCCACTCTTTCAAATCGAGTAAATAAAGTCATTGATTTTTTAGTAAATGATGGATGCACTTTGATAATAGTAGCCTGTCATTCTGCAAGTACTGTACTTGGTAATATTAGCAATAAACCTCTTAAAGGTATGTTGGATTTTACCAAAGAGAGCATTACTGTTGATGCCAAAAAACGACTAGGAATTATAGGCGGTGGACGCACAATTGAATCAAACATTTATGCCAATCATTTTGAATCATTAGGATTTGAAGTAGTTCAAAACAATGCCCAAATTTTATCAATATTAATAGAAGCTGGTGAGACAGATGCAGGTCTTTATAAAAATGAAATTATAAAGATTCTCCAACCATTAGGGGAAATTGATTATTTACTTTTGGCGTGTACGCACTACCCAGCACTCTTGAAACTCATTAAAGAAGTTCTAGATGAAACTTGCAAAGTAATTGATCCGATGGAGCACATGTATGCTCAGCTAAAATCTCAACTATTGGATTTTAACGCAGGCAAGGATGTTATTTATACTACAGGTGATAGGGATATAATGCATAAATCCATTGTATCAGTTTATAATTTGAAACTTAAAAGCATAAATCAACTCAGTGAGTTTTTCTAA